A region of Leclercia adecarboxylata DNA encodes the following proteins:
- the tssK gene encoding type VI secretion system baseplate subunit TssK: MKIYRPLWNDGAFLAPQQFQQQARWDAHVADTVSRMALAHPWGVLSAEFDEGALALSRLNVTRLAVRFADGTLIDTELADNLPPVCDLTATGLKTVEILLCLPLLNANGGNLDDGSDSVRPRRWLSERVTVQELAGHERSELEVLRHSLALRLSSQENSAWLTCPVARLIHNLQGQWILDRHFIPPLLSLSASPYLVSELGDLLHRLAARRKLLMAMRRESNERMADFAVADVSLFWLLNALNSAEPVLKELHQTPSRHPELLYRELARFAGSLLTFSLEHNADDIPLYRHETPEQVFPPLFTLLDQLLEATLPSRVIAITLEQDDDKEIWRGKLHDARLREGADFYLSVRSSMPNHELQTRFPQLCKAGSHDDVSEVVNIALSGMVIKPLSHVPAAIPLRLENQYFALDLSTDAARAMLEAGNCTFYTPESLGEVKLELFAVLRS; this comes from the coding sequence ATGAAGATATACCGCCCGTTATGGAATGACGGGGCTTTTTTGGCTCCGCAGCAGTTCCAGCAGCAGGCGCGCTGGGATGCGCATGTGGCTGACACAGTCTCAAGGATGGCGCTGGCGCATCCGTGGGGCGTACTGAGTGCTGAGTTCGACGAGGGCGCGCTTGCGCTCTCCAGGCTCAACGTAACACGTCTGGCGGTGCGATTTGCTGATGGGACGCTAATCGACACGGAACTGGCAGATAATCTCCCCCCGGTATGCGATTTAACAGCTACCGGGTTGAAGACCGTGGAGATCCTGTTGTGTCTCCCGCTGCTTAATGCAAACGGCGGCAATCTGGATGATGGCAGTGACAGCGTCCGTCCGCGTCGGTGGTTGTCTGAACGCGTGACGGTACAGGAACTTGCTGGTCACGAACGCAGCGAACTGGAAGTACTACGCCATTCACTTGCGCTTCGTCTGTCCAGTCAGGAAAACAGTGCCTGGTTAACATGTCCAGTAGCCAGGCTAATTCATAACCTGCAGGGGCAGTGGATCCTTGATAGGCATTTCATTCCGCCACTGCTGTCATTGTCGGCCAGCCCCTACCTTGTCAGCGAGTTGGGCGATCTGCTTCACCGTTTAGCGGCGCGACGTAAGCTGCTGATGGCTATGCGCCGTGAAAGCAATGAGCGGATGGCGGACTTTGCGGTGGCAGATGTTTCTCTGTTCTGGTTGCTTAATGCACTGAACAGTGCGGAGCCCGTACTGAAGGAACTGCATCAAACACCTTCGCGTCATCCTGAATTGCTTTACCGTGAACTGGCACGATTTGCTGGCAGCCTGCTGACCTTTTCTCTTGAACATAACGCCGATGATATTCCCCTTTACAGGCATGAAACTCCGGAGCAGGTATTCCCACCACTATTTACTCTGTTGGACCAACTGCTGGAAGCCACTCTGCCTTCGCGGGTTATCGCCATTACCCTGGAGCAGGATGATGACAAGGAGATTTGGCGCGGGAAACTGCATGATGCGCGGTTGCGTGAGGGTGCAGATTTCTATTTGTCTGTCCGTTCAAGCATGCCAAACCACGAATTGCAGACTCGTTTCCCACAGCTCTGTAAAGCAGGTAGCCATGATGATGTTTCTGAAGTGGTGAATATCGCCCTGAGTGGAATGGTGATTAAACCTCTGAGCCATGTGCCAGCGGCTATTCCATTGCGTCTGGAGAATCAGTACTTCGCGCTTGATCTCTCCACAGATGCTGCCCGCGCCATGTTAGAAGCTGGAAACTGTACCTTCTATACCCCTGAATCTCTTGGCGAAGTGAAACTAGAACTGTTTGCGGTGCTGCGCTCATGA
- the hcp gene encoding type VI secretion system effector Hcp — protein MAIPVYLWLKDDGGADIKGSVDVKDREGSIEVVAQEHNLYIPTDNNTGKLTGTRIHTPFLFTKEIESSSPYLYKAVTTGQTLKSAEFKWYKINDAGQEVEYFNTKLENVKVVKVNPLMHDIKDPSKEKHNHLEQIELRYEKITWTYKDGNIIHSDSWNERATA, from the coding sequence ATGGCAATTCCTGTTTATCTGTGGCTGAAGGACGACGGCGGCGCGGACATCAAAGGTTCCGTGGACGTTAAGGATCGTGAAGGCAGTATTGAGGTTGTAGCGCAGGAACATAACCTTTACATCCCGACCGACAACAATACCGGTAAGCTGACCGGTACTCGTATCCACACCCCGTTCCTGTTCACCAAGGAGATCGAATCTTCCAGCCCGTATCTCTACAAGGCAGTCACTACGGGCCAGACACTGAAGTCTGCGGAATTTAAGTGGTACAAGATCAACGACGCGGGTCAGGAGGTCGAGTACTTCAACACCAAACTTGAAAATGTGAAAGTGGTGAAGGTTAACCCGCTGATGCATGACATCAAAGACCCTTCCAAAGAGAAGCACAACCATCTTGAACAGATTGAGCTGCGCTACGAAAAAATCACCTGGACTTACAAAGACGGCAACATCATTCACTCCGATTCCTGGAACGAACGCGCTACCGCCTAA
- the tssL gene encoding type VI secretion system protein TssL, short form: MNTPDIDLINRIFYPGWLMVSQLRSGQDIQDGEALYRRACRWVSDARDSLTSAGFSEMSCERMLYAYCALLDESVLNRDKQDDGYRKWRKDPLQARFFSTLNAGEELWERIRTILREPAADAMVLTCLFRTLQLGFVGQYRAQDDERREDVVRALSERVPPFNLSQDAPLVVRPTGLRSGRRLYWLGWVVGGAALTALWFIFSSLLSQMVAQIAGQG, encoded by the coding sequence ATGAACACTCCTGATATCGACCTGATTAATCGAATTTTTTATCCGGGCTGGTTGATGGTGAGCCAGTTGCGCAGCGGCCAAGATATTCAGGACGGCGAAGCGCTCTATCGGCGGGCTTGCCGTTGGGTGAGCGATGCCCGAGATTCACTAACCAGTGCTGGCTTTAGTGAAATGAGCTGTGAGCGCATGCTTTATGCGTACTGCGCTCTGCTGGATGAAAGCGTATTGAACCGTGATAAACAGGATGATGGCTACCGCAAATGGCGCAAGGATCCGTTGCAGGCCCGTTTTTTCAGTACGCTGAACGCTGGAGAAGAGTTGTGGGAACGCATTCGTACGATTCTGCGCGAGCCTGCGGCTGATGCGATGGTTCTGACTTGTCTGTTTCGAACCTTGCAACTGGGCTTTGTTGGCCAGTATCGGGCGCAGGACGATGAGCGACGGGAAGACGTAGTGCGCGCGCTCAGCGAGCGTGTGCCGCCTTTTAACTTATCGCAGGATGCCCCTTTAGTCGTCAGGCCAACCGGACTAAGAAGCGGACGTCGACTGTACTGGTTGGGCTGGGTGGTAGGAGGCGCTGCACTGACGGCTCTTTGGTTCATCTTTTCCTCTTTATTGTCGCAGATGGTGGCGCAAATAGCAGGGCAGGGATAA
- a CDS encoding OmpA family protein: MRDYSRVFLTLLATILALWLVLDFWRAYAVYRITLSFCILVISGVILWHQWRQLRLSQPDSGPTTDNNLPPENYKGMVTLVCGDTASLFSADMDYRETRHGWYLRARNTEQLPLLAQHLSAVRPTLVSQVSVMLAVLPEQHKNEEAAAQTLREWRRSIVQCRTWLNGLPPIWLVVWLTPPDAGHEDDVRWFTVTSDQPGVTVLQNGHIALSVAEWLRESGSHASRLYYALWLESVLALIEEHVSQPLSIHHGEVPSLMPCTTGICLTPVYAVADNLWQQQIARVTTLRPDVACGSEVLPLPDLILPHLPRRHGISRLMKDARLAGAICFLFLALAMLASFINNQRLVSSVGDHLAVYHRLTGTPPAPKLQAQQRLRADSQMLEDWLRRGEPLRYGLGLYQGMRLLPPVEAAINDWALPLPVIKTVIQEPQTIRLDSMSLFDTGKWSLKPGSTKLLVKSLVGIKAKPGWLIVVAGHTDNTGDDKSNQMLSLKRAESVRDWMRDTGDVPESCFAVQGYGESRPVANNDTTEGRALNRRVEISLVPQANACQLPDTPLTSSQDGDVSKNEME, from the coding sequence ATGCGTGATTACTCTCGTGTTTTCCTCACGCTTCTTGCCACAATTCTTGCCTTGTGGTTGGTGCTGGATTTCTGGCGTGCCTACGCTGTGTACCGCATTACACTCAGCTTTTGCATATTAGTTATTTCCGGCGTCATCCTCTGGCATCAGTGGCGGCAGTTACGCCTCAGTCAGCCTGACAGTGGACCGACAACAGATAACAACCTGCCGCCTGAGAATTATAAGGGCATGGTAACGCTGGTTTGCGGCGATACCGCATCCCTGTTTTCAGCAGATATGGATTATCGTGAAACGCGTCATGGTTGGTATTTGCGGGCAAGAAATACCGAACAACTCCCGTTACTAGCGCAACATCTTTCTGCTGTCCGTCCGACTCTAGTGTCGCAGGTGTCCGTAATGTTGGCGGTGCTGCCTGAACAGCATAAAAACGAAGAGGCAGCAGCTCAGACCCTTCGGGAATGGCGACGCAGCATTGTGCAATGTCGAACCTGGTTGAATGGTCTGCCACCCATCTGGCTCGTGGTCTGGCTAACCCCTCCAGATGCCGGGCATGAGGATGATGTTCGATGGTTTACAGTTACATCCGATCAGCCTGGTGTAACTGTGCTGCAGAATGGTCATATTGCCCTATCAGTTGCCGAGTGGCTGAGAGAGTCAGGAAGCCATGCTTCACGTCTTTATTATGCGCTCTGGCTGGAGAGCGTTCTTGCCCTGATTGAAGAGCATGTTTCACAACCACTCAGCATCCATCATGGAGAGGTTCCCTCTCTAATGCCTTGCACCACGGGAATATGTCTGACTCCGGTCTATGCGGTTGCAGATAATCTCTGGCAACAGCAAATAGCCCGTGTAACCACGCTGCGCCCGGACGTTGCCTGCGGATCTGAGGTGCTGCCCCTTCCAGATCTTATTCTTCCGCATCTGCCTCGTCGCCATGGCATCAGCCGTTTGATGAAAGATGCTCGTCTGGCCGGTGCAATTTGTTTCCTGTTCCTCGCACTGGCGATGCTGGCTTCCTTTATCAACAACCAACGACTGGTCAGCAGCGTCGGCGATCATCTTGCTGTTTACCACCGTCTTACAGGTACCCCTCCAGCACCGAAGTTGCAGGCGCAGCAGCGACTCCGTGCCGACAGCCAAATGTTAGAAGACTGGCTGCGTCGTGGTGAGCCCCTGCGTTACGGGCTCGGACTGTATCAAGGAATGCGTCTCCTTCCTCCCGTAGAAGCAGCTATTAATGACTGGGCGCTACCTCTCCCGGTGATTAAGACCGTAATCCAGGAACCACAGACCATTCGCCTCGACAGCATGTCATTGTTCGATACCGGTAAATGGTCACTTAAACCTGGTTCCACAAAGCTCCTGGTGAAATCGCTTGTTGGCATCAAAGCGAAACCCGGCTGGCTGATTGTCGTTGCTGGCCATACCGATAACACCGGTGACGACAAGTCCAATCAGATGCTTTCCCTGAAGCGTGCGGAGTCTGTTCGCGACTGGATGCGGGATACCGGCGACGTACCGGAGAGTTGCTTTGCGGTGCAGGGCTACGGTGAAAGCCGACCTGTCGCCAACAACGACACGACAGAAGGCCGTGCGCTGAACCGCCGTGTCGAAATCAGTCTGGTGCCACAGGCAAATGCCTGCCAGTTACCGGACACCCCCCTTACGTCATCTCAGGATGGTGACGTATCAAAAAATGAAATGGAGTAA
- a CDS encoding peptide ABC transporter substrate-binding protein, giving the protein MKHPVSLIYSALLLCGLSSYSFAADVPSGTSLASKQELVRHIKDEPASLDPAKAVGLPEIQVIRDLFEGLVNQNEKGELVPGVATRWQSNDNRVWTFTLRENAQWSDGTPVTAQDFVYSWQRLVDPKTTSPFAWFAALAGIVNAQAIIDGKAPPDKLGVTAVDNRTLRVQLDKPLPWFANLTASFAFYPVKKANVESSAEWTRPGALVGNGAYILKDRVVNEKLVVERNTHYWDNGKTVLQKVTFVPINQESSATKRYLADGIDITESFPKNLYQKLMKEIPGQVYTPPQLGTYYYAFNTQKGPTADARVRLALSMTIDRRIMAEKVLGTGEKPAWHFTPDVTAGFTPEPSPFEQMSQEEMNAQAKTLLQAAGYNAQKPLKLTLLYNTSENHQKIAIAVASMWKKNLGVDVKLQNQEWKTYIDSRNTGNFDVIRASWVGDYNEPSTFLSLLTSTHTGNISRFNDPAYDKVINQASLETTEKARNADYNTAEKIIAEKAPIAPIYQYTNGRLIKPWVKGYPINNPEDVAYSRTMYIEKH; this is encoded by the coding sequence ATGAAGCATCCGGTTTCGTTGATTTATTCTGCCTTACTGTTGTGTGGCCTCTCTTCTTACTCCTTTGCGGCGGACGTTCCCTCCGGAACGTCGCTGGCTTCAAAACAGGAACTGGTGCGCCATATCAAAGATGAACCTGCTTCCCTTGATCCCGCGAAAGCGGTGGGGTTGCCTGAAATTCAGGTGATCCGCGACCTCTTCGAAGGCCTCGTGAATCAGAACGAAAAGGGCGAACTGGTGCCGGGTGTCGCGACCCGCTGGCAGAGTAATGATAACCGCGTCTGGACCTTCACCCTGCGCGAGAATGCGCAGTGGTCTGATGGAACGCCGGTTACCGCTCAGGATTTTGTCTACAGCTGGCAGCGTCTGGTCGATCCAAAAACCACGTCGCCTTTCGCCTGGTTTGCAGCGCTGGCCGGGATAGTTAACGCCCAGGCCATCATTGACGGTAAAGCACCGCCGGATAAGCTCGGCGTGACGGCGGTGGATAACCGAACCCTGCGCGTGCAGCTCGACAAGCCGCTGCCGTGGTTTGCTAACCTGACGGCGAGCTTCGCCTTCTACCCGGTAAAGAAAGCCAATGTGGAGAGCAGCGCGGAATGGACCCGTCCTGGCGCGCTGGTAGGCAATGGCGCCTACATCCTGAAAGATCGGGTGGTCAACGAGAAGCTGGTGGTCGAGCGTAACACCCATTACTGGGATAACGGCAAAACCGTCCTGCAGAAAGTGACCTTTGTCCCAATCAACCAGGAGTCCTCAGCCACCAAGCGTTACCTGGCGGACGGTATCGATATCACCGAGTCGTTCCCGAAAAATCTCTACCAGAAACTGATGAAAGAGATCCCGGGCCAGGTTTACACGCCGCCGCAGCTGGGCACCTACTACTACGCGTTTAACACCCAGAAAGGCCCAACGGCGGATGCGAGGGTGCGTCTTGCGCTCAGCATGACCATCGACCGGCGCATTATGGCCGAGAAAGTGCTGGGCACCGGCGAGAAACCGGCGTGGCACTTCACCCCGGACGTGACCGCAGGCTTTACCCCGGAGCCATCGCCGTTTGAGCAGATGAGCCAGGAAGAGATGAACGCTCAGGCAAAAACGCTGCTGCAGGCGGCGGGCTACAATGCGCAAAAACCACTGAAGCTGACGCTGCTGTACAACACTTCCGAGAACCATCAGAAAATCGCTATTGCGGTGGCGTCGATGTGGAAAAAGAACCTCGGCGTCGATGTGAAGTTGCAAAATCAGGAGTGGAAAACCTATATCGACAGCCGAAATACCGGTAATTTCGATGTGATCCGCGCCTCATGGGTCGGGGACTACAACGAGCCGTCAACGTTCCTTTCACTCCTGACCTCAACGCACACCGGCAATATTTCCCGCTTCAACGATCCGGCGTATGACAAGGTGATTAATCAGGCATCGCTGGAAACCACGGAGAAGGCCCGTAACGCTGATTACAATACGGCGGAAAAAATCATCGCCGAAAAAGCGCCCATCGCGCCGATCTACCAGTACACCAACGGGCGTTTGATCAAACCCTGGGTGAAAGGGTATCCGATTAACAACCCTGAAGATGTGGCTTACAGCCGCACGATGTATATCGAGAAGCATTAA
- the tssC gene encoding type VI secretion system contractile sheath large subunit → MSLNTENGSVQGQTTVLEKEGVYASLFEKINLTPASSLGDINAFLDDAALAEASAGERLTAAMQVFMDCIRKSGQQVDKLDKTLIDHHIAELDYQISRQLDAVMRHEEFQKVESLWRGLKQLVDNTDYRQNVKTEILDVSKDALRQDFEDAPELVQSGLYWHTYTAEYDTPGGEPIGSVISSYEFDASPQDVALLRNISKVSAAAHMPFIGSVGPKFFLKESMEEVAAIKDIGNYFDRAEYINWKSFRDTDDSRYIGLVMPRVLGRLPYGPDTIPVRSFNYVEQVKGPDHEKYLWTSASFSFASNMVKSFINNGWCVQIRGPQAGGAVKDLPIHLYDLGTGNQVKIPSEVMIPETREFEFANLGFIPLSYYKNRDYACFFSANSAQKPALYDTADATANSRINARLPYIFLLSRIAHYLKLIQRENIGTTKDRRLLELELNTWVRGLVTEMTDPGDELQASHPLRDAKVVVEDIEDNPGFFRVKLYAVPHFQVEGMDVNLSLVSQMPKAKA, encoded by the coding sequence ATGTCTTTAAATACTGAAAATGGCTCTGTTCAAGGGCAAACTACCGTACTGGAAAAAGAGGGAGTTTATGCCTCTCTGTTTGAAAAAATTAATCTGACCCCGGCGTCCAGCCTGGGAGATATTAATGCGTTTCTGGATGATGCTGCGCTGGCCGAGGCCTCAGCGGGTGAGCGCCTCACGGCCGCGATGCAGGTATTTATGGACTGTATCCGTAAATCCGGCCAGCAGGTAGATAAGCTCGACAAAACGCTTATCGATCACCATATCGCGGAGCTCGATTATCAAATCAGCCGCCAGCTGGACGCGGTGATGCGCCATGAAGAGTTCCAGAAAGTAGAGTCATTGTGGCGCGGCCTGAAGCAGCTGGTCGATAACACCGATTATCGACAGAACGTGAAAACTGAAATTCTGGATGTTTCCAAAGATGCGCTGCGCCAGGACTTTGAAGACGCGCCGGAGCTGGTTCAAAGCGGACTATACTGGCACACCTACACTGCCGAGTACGACACCCCAGGCGGTGAGCCAATTGGCTCGGTGATCTCTTCTTATGAGTTTGACGCAAGCCCGCAGGATGTGGCGCTGCTGCGTAATATTTCTAAAGTGTCTGCCGCGGCGCATATGCCGTTTATTGGTTCTGTTGGACCAAAATTCTTCCTGAAAGAATCCATGGAAGAGGTGGCTGCGATTAAAGATATCGGCAACTATTTTGATCGCGCCGAATACATCAACTGGAAATCTTTCCGCGATACAGACGACTCCCGCTATATCGGTCTGGTGATGCCGCGCGTACTTGGGCGTCTGCCCTATGGCCCGGATACCATTCCGGTGCGCAGCTTCAACTACGTTGAGCAGGTCAAAGGCCCGGATCACGAGAAATATCTCTGGACCAGCGCGTCGTTCTCTTTTGCTTCCAATATGGTGAAGAGCTTCATTAATAACGGCTGGTGCGTGCAGATCCGTGGCCCGCAGGCCGGCGGTGCGGTGAAAGACCTGCCAATCCACCTGTACGATCTCGGTACCGGCAACCAGGTGAAAATTCCGTCTGAGGTAATGATCCCGGAAACCCGCGAATTTGAGTTCGCGAATCTCGGCTTTATCCCCCTGTCGTACTACAAAAACCGCGATTATGCCTGCTTCTTCTCGGCGAACTCCGCCCAGAAACCGGCGCTGTACGATACCGCCGATGCAACGGCCAACAGCCGCATCAACGCGCGCCTGCCGTATATCTTCCTGCTCTCCCGTATCGCGCATTACCTGAAGCTGATTCAACGCGAAAACATCGGTACCACTAAAGACCGTCGTCTGCTGGAGCTGGAGCTGAATACCTGGGTACGTGGTCTGGTCACTGAAATGACCGATCCGGGCGACGAACTGCAGGCCTCCCATCCGCTGCGTGATGCGAAAGTGGTTGTGGAAGATATCGAAGATAACCCAGGTTTCTTCCGCGTGAAGCTGTATGCGGTGCCGCACTTCCAGGTTGAAGGGATGGACGTGAACCTGTCTCTGGTATCGCAGATGCCGAAGGCGAAGGCGTAA
- the tssB gene encoding type VI secretion system contractile sheath small subunit — MADSLQNEVPKARINLKLALHTGGAQKKVELPLKILTVGDFSNGKESRVLSEREKINVNKNNFDSVLSEFNPEINLAVQNTLTGEGAEDNIQLQFSSMKDFETEQVARQIPQLRAMLAMRNLLRDLKSNLLDNATFRKELEKILKDPALSQELRDEMSALAPK; from the coding sequence ATGGCTGATTCGTTGCAGAATGAAGTGCCTAAGGCACGAATAAATTTAAAACTGGCTCTTCATACCGGAGGCGCGCAGAAGAAAGTTGAATTGCCACTTAAAATTCTTACGGTTGGCGATTTCAGTAATGGTAAAGAATCACGCGTTCTATCTGAACGTGAGAAAATCAACGTCAATAAAAATAACTTTGATAGCGTACTTTCAGAGTTTAACCCGGAAATTAATCTGGCCGTACAGAACACGCTGACGGGAGAGGGTGCGGAAGACAATATCCAACTTCAGTTCTCAAGCATGAAAGATTTCGAAACTGAACAGGTTGCCCGCCAAATTCCACAACTGCGCGCGATGCTGGCGATGCGCAATTTATTACGCGATCTCAAATCCAATCTCCTTGATAACGCCACTTTCAGAAAAGAGCTCGAGAAAATTCTCAAAGATCCAGCGTTGTCTCAGGAATTGCGTGACGAAATGAGTGCGCTTGCCCCGAAATAA